In Desulfobulbaceae bacterium, the genomic window CTCGTCTTAATAGCGTATTTTTCGCTACTTTTACTTCTGAGTTGCAATTTTTAAGAGCAACACGCAACTCTTCGAACTCAGAAACGGTAAGACCTCTATAATCGCTAACAATAGCAATTTTAGCCTTTCCGAACTTCACGGACAAGTCCTGAACTATCGATGCTTTTTCATCGCGGTTCAATGGTTTTCACCTCCTTTAAGGTATTTTTCGGTTAAATTGAACAATGGAACAGTTGATGTCGACGGGGTTTGGTTGAATACTATAACCATGTCTCGGTAGGCCAGTGAAGTATGTACTCCACCAATTAAACCCAAATAATAAAGGAACCTACTGTCTTCGACTTCAGATCTGCTCAGTTAATCTATATAAAACTTGCCTGCATAGATGAATATACAGACTAATTCATGTGCTGATCACATGAAGGTGTGGGGTATAAAAACGCTACACAGCTTTCTCTCAATTACGCTGATTAAGAAGATTTTACCAACGTCTGTATTTCTGCTGGATCAAGTTTTACCCCTGGACCCATAGTCGACGTAACGGTAATCCCCTTGAGATAAATACCTTTAGCCGAAGATGGTTTAAGGTGAATAATGCGATCCATAAAAGCAAGAAAGTTTTCTCGGATTTTATCAAGGCCAAAGGAGGCTTTGCCAATCATTGCATGAACAATTCCGGCCTTATCAACTTTAAAATCAACCTTACCAGCTTTAATTTCGCCAACAACACGACCAACATCAAATGTCACTGTGCCAAGTTTAGCATTAGGCATGAGGCCTCGAGGTCCGAGTAACCTACCGATTTTACCGACGGTTCCCATCATATCAGGGGTGGCAATTGTTCTGTCAAACTCTAACCAGCCACCTTGTATTTTTTCTACCAAGTCATCTCCGCCAGCAAAATCAGCACCAGCATCAAGGGCTTCTTTAACTTTATCACCTTTTGCAAAGACCAAAACTCTTTCTATTTTACCATTACCGTTAGGGAGCAGCAGACTGCTCCGAACCATCTGATCAGCATGCCTTGGGTCAACTCCAAGTTTAACTGCAATATCAATTGATTCGTCAAACTTTCCACGAACACAATCCAAGGTTAAATTAATTCCGGTGTTAAGTTCGTACAGTTTTTCAGAATCAACCTTCGCCAGGTTAGCTTTATGTATTTTGCCTGATTTAGCCATTATTCAACTCCAATTACACCATATAAGAATCTTACGATTCATTTTTATTAATCGATTATTGTAATACCACAGCTTTTTGCTGTGCCTTCAATAATCTTTATAGCTGCGCCAATATCATATGCATTCAGATCAGGCATTTTAATTTCAGCAATTTCTCTAATCTTACTCTGTGAAATTTTAGCTACCCTTTCTTTCTTTGGATTACTCGAACCTTTCTTAAGCTTTAAGCTCTTAAACAGCAAAGTGGAGGCAGGAGGGGTTTTTGTAATAAATGAAAAGGACCGGTCAGCGTAAACGGTTATAACTACCGGCGTGAGCATATCTCCTTCACCTTGTGTTTTTGCGTTAAAGGCTTTGCAAAACTCCATAATAT contains:
- a CDS encoding 50S ribosomal protein L1, translating into MAKSGKIHKANLAKVDSEKLYELNTGINLTLDCVRGKFDESIDIAVKLGVDPRHADQMVRSSLLLPNGNGKIERVLVFAKGDKVKEALDAGADFAGGDDLVEKIQGGWLEFDRTIATPDMMGTVGKIGRLLGPRGLMPNAKLGTVTFDVGRVVGEIKAGKVDFKVDKAGIVHAMIGKASFGLDKIRENFLAFMDRIIHLKPSSAKGIYLKGITVTSTMGPGVKLDPAEIQTLVKSS
- the rplK gene encoding 50S ribosomal protein L11, with amino-acid sequence MAKKIAGFIKLQIPAGKANPSPPVGPALGQHGVNIMEFCKAFNAKTQGEGDMLTPVVITVYADRSFSFITKTPPASTLLFKSLKLKKGSSNPKKERVAKISQSKIREIAEIKMPDLNAYDIGAAIKIIEGTAKSCGITIID